A section of the Solitalea canadensis DSM 3403 genome encodes:
- a CDS encoding DUF6607 family protein: protein MKNYLLAAALLLAGTSAFAQKTKDKESIKSMCGCYEVKFEYAETFASDTAYKKAKNYKTGGLEWILADVDTDNKIVLQHLLIINDSTVIKHWRQDWLFQNTDFLNYKKGKSWKYATANAYAVKGQWTQKVYEVDDSPRYQGTATWVHLDGKNYWENIADAPLPRREYTKRSDYNVMKRTNRHEITSYGHVHEQDNAKVIRSESGDKILAWEKGMNTYKKVDDSKCQAAAKFWASHADYWRKVRGAWDEILARKTDITLLPKVNDKYLYEVLDEMEKDKNVTQAQLVKTLDAFISKEEITKK from the coding sequence ATGAAAAATTATCTTCTGGCAGCAGCACTTTTACTTGCGGGTACTTCTGCTTTTGCTCAAAAAACAAAAGACAAAGAGTCTATCAAATCGATGTGTGGTTGCTATGAGGTTAAGTTTGAATATGCAGAAACTTTTGCAAGTGATACGGCTTACAAAAAGGCTAAGAACTACAAAACTGGTGGTTTGGAATGGATTTTAGCGGATGTTGATACCGATAATAAAATCGTATTACAACATTTATTAATAATTAATGATTCAACTGTTATTAAACACTGGCGTCAGGATTGGCTTTTTCAAAATACAGATTTCCTGAACTACAAAAAAGGTAAATCATGGAAATATGCTACGGCAAATGCTTATGCTGTAAAAGGGCAGTGGACTCAGAAAGTATATGAGGTTGATGATAGTCCCCGTTACCAGGGTACTGCCACATGGGTGCATCTGGATGGTAAAAACTACTGGGAAAATATAGCTGACGCTCCGCTTCCTCGTCGCGAATACACAAAACGGAGTGATTATAATGTAATGAAGCGTACAAATCGTCACGAAATAACCTCGTATGGACATGTTCATGAACAGGATAATGCGAAAGTAATCCGTTCAGAAAGTGGAGATAAAATCCTTGCTTGGGAAAAAGGAATGAACACCTACAAAAAGGTGGATGATTCAAAATGTCAGGCTGCAGCGAAGTTTTGGGCTTCTCATGCCGACTACTGGAGAAAAGTTCGCGGTGCCTGGGATGAAATTTTAGCTCGCAAAACAGATATTACTTTATTGCCTAAAGTAAATGATAAGTATCTGTATGAAGTGTTGGATGAAATGGAGAAGGATAAAAATGTTACGCAGGCACAATTGGTAAAAACACTTGATGCATTTATCTCAAAAGAAGAAATCACTAAGAAATAG
- a CDS encoding DinB family protein yields MKLMKKWFPLMVALMFMISLMPTKLFAQELSKEERTYLLDYLNKTKDDYIKSIKGLSDAQWHYKEDTSRWSVAECAEHIIKSEKMLRGYVLDSVLTSPVDPAKKAEVKVKTEDIAKMIEDRSKKFKTGGPLIPKDIYATPAEALKSFEEERNKTIEYVKSTKDDLHGHVGKAPLGTLDAYQWLVFLTAHSARHIKQINEVETAAGYPK; encoded by the coding sequence ATGAAACTTATGAAAAAATGGTTCCCATTGATGGTCGCATTAATGTTTATGATCTCTTTAATGCCCACGAAATTGTTTGCTCAAGAGTTGAGTAAAGAAGAAAGGACATATTTGCTTGACTATCTTAACAAAACCAAAGATGATTATATAAAGTCTATAAAAGGGCTTTCTGACGCACAATGGCATTACAAGGAAGATACAAGCAGATGGTCTGTTGCTGAATGTGCAGAACATATCATTAAATCTGAAAAGATGCTGAGGGGGTACGTTCTGGACTCGGTATTAACCTCCCCGGTTGATCCTGCAAAGAAGGCGGAGGTAAAGGTTAAGACTGAAGATATTGCAAAAATGATTGAAGACAGGTCGAAGAAATTTAAAACCGGAGGCCCCTTAATACCTAAAGATATTTATGCAACACCGGCAGAGGCACTTAAAAGCTTTGAAGAAGAACGAAATAAAACGATTGAGTATGTTAAGTCAACGAAAGATGATTTGCATGGTCATGTAGGAAAAGCACCTCTTGGCACATTGGATGCTTATCAATGGTTGGTGTTTCTTACCGCCCATAGTGCCCGGCATATCAAACAGATAAATGAGGTAGAAACCGCTGCCGGCTATCCCAAATAA
- the gap gene encoding type I glyceraldehyde-3-phosphate dehydrogenase: MKIGINGFGRIGRLAFRAAINRPGVEIVGINDLIDVEYMAYMLKYDSTHGRFDGTVEVKDGHLVVNGKTIRVTAEKDPANLKWDEVGAEYVIESTGLFLTQDTAIKHIQAGAKKVVLSAPAKDDTPTFVMGVNHKTLTASQNIVSNASCTTNCLAPVAKVLHDNFGIVEGLMTTVHAATATQKTVDGPSAKDWRGGRGAYQNIIPSSTGAAKAVGLVIPEMKGKLTGMAFRVPTADVSVVDLTVRLAKPTSYDAIKKAMKDASEGELKGILGYTEDEVVSTDFLGDARTSIFDAKAGIALTDNFVKVVSWYDNEWGYSNKIVDLVEYMATVK; encoded by the coding sequence ATGAAAATTGGAATTAACGGATTCGGCCGTATCGGAAGATTAGCTTTCCGCGCTGCTATCAACAGACCAGGTGTTGAAATCGTAGGTATCAATGATCTTATTGACGTTGAATATATGGCATATATGCTTAAATATGATTCAACTCACGGTCGTTTTGACGGTACTGTAGAAGTAAAAGATGGTCATTTGGTAGTTAACGGAAAAACTATCCGAGTTACAGCTGAAAAAGATCCTGCAAACTTAAAATGGGATGAAGTTGGTGCTGAATATGTAATTGAGTCAACCGGCTTATTCCTAACACAAGATACTGCAATTAAACACATTCAGGCTGGTGCTAAAAAAGTTGTTCTTTCAGCTCCTGCAAAAGATGACACTCCTACCTTCGTTATGGGTGTTAACCACAAAACATTAACTGCTTCTCAAAATATCGTTTCAAACGCATCTTGTACTACTAACTGTTTAGCACCTGTTGCTAAAGTATTACATGATAACTTTGGTATCGTTGAAGGTTTAATGACTACTGTACACGCTGCTACTGCAACTCAAAAAACAGTTGACGGTCCTTCAGCTAAAGATTGGAGAGGTGGCCGTGGTGCTTACCAAAACATTATCCCTTCATCAACTGGTGCTGCTAAAGCTGTTGGTTTAGTAATTCCTGAAATGAAAGGTAAATTAACTGGTATGGCTTTCCGCGTACCTACTGCCGACGTATCAGTAGTTGACTTAACTGTTCGTTTAGCAAAACCTACTTCTTACGATGCGATTAAAAAAGCAATGAAAGATGCTTCTGAAGGTGAATTAAAAGGTATTTTAGGTTATACTGAAGATGAAGTTGTTTCAACTGATTTCTTAGGAGATGCCCGCACTTCAATCTTTGATGCTAAAGCAGGTATTGCTTTAACTGATAACTTCGTTAAAGTTGTTTCTTGGTACGATAACGAGTGGGGTTATTCTAACAAAATCGTTGATTTAGTAGAATACATGGCTACTGTAAAATAA
- the pfkA gene encoding 6-phosphofructokinase, translating into MGRKIERIAVLTSGGDAPGMNACIRAVVRTGIYHHIEMFGVMQGYQGLIQDEIIPLNSKSVSNIVQRGGTILKTARCMEFKTSEGRKTAYENLQKHKIDGLIVIGGDGSFTGAEIFSREYDIPVMGVPGTIDNDLFGTDFTIGFDTANNTVIEAIDKIRDTAASHDRLFFVEVMGRDAGYIALWSAIGGGAEAVLIPEKETSVDDLVDKLMIDLGNAKTSSIVVVAEGEHGGGAMAIAEKVKERFNYDTKVSILGHFQRGGSPTSFDRVLASRLGQAAVEALLKGYSRKMAGMISNKVALTSIDLAIKNKTEMDESLIELVNILAI; encoded by the coding sequence ATGGGGAGAAAAATTGAAAGAATCGCAGTATTAACATCGGGAGGCGATGCCCCCGGTATGAATGCTTGCATCCGCGCCGTGGTTAGAACAGGTATTTACCACCACATTGAAATGTTTGGCGTCATGCAAGGCTACCAAGGATTGATTCAGGATGAAATCATTCCATTAAACTCCAAATCAGTTAGCAACATTGTTCAGCGAGGTGGAACCATCTTAAAGACAGCCCGTTGCATGGAGTTCAAAACATCCGAAGGAAGAAAAACAGCCTATGAAAATCTTCAGAAACACAAAATCGATGGTTTAATTGTTATTGGAGGAGACGGAAGTTTCACCGGAGCCGAAATTTTTTCGCGAGAATATGACATTCCGGTAATGGGTGTTCCGGGTACCATTGACAATGATCTTTTCGGAACTGATTTCACGATTGGTTTCGACACTGCCAACAACACCGTAATTGAAGCCATTGACAAAATCAGAGATACAGCTGCCTCTCACGACCGCTTATTCTTTGTAGAAGTGATGGGCCGTGATGCAGGCTACATTGCTTTATGGTCAGCAATCGGAGGAGGAGCTGAAGCTGTTCTGATTCCTGAAAAAGAAACGTCGGTTGACGATCTTGTTGATAAATTAATGATTGACCTTGGAAATGCTAAAACATCAAGCATTGTCGTTGTTGCTGAAGGGGAACACGGTGGTGGTGCGATGGCTATCGCTGAAAAAGTTAAAGAACGCTTTAACTATGATACCAAGGTTAGCATTTTAGGTCACTTTCAACGAGGTGGCAGCCCTACAAGTTTCGACCGAGTACTGGCAAGCCGTTTAGGCCAAGCCGCTGTAGAAGCTTTATTAAAAGGTTATTCGCGCAAAATGGCTGGAATGATTAGCAACAAAGTTGCGCTCACAAGCATTGACCTTGCAATAAAGAATAAAACAGAAATGGACGAATCATTAATTGAACTAGTAAACATTTTAGCGATCTAA
- a CDS encoding NUDIX hydrolase yields METKDLPKLHSDFSVDCVVFGFDKGELRILLIERAEEPFKDYVALPGNLVYDNENIDQAATRVLTELTGLNDVYMEQLYAFGDVDRHPQGRVITIAYFALIKVKKHTLSPLSAYARKAQWYTINELPPLAFDHALILEKAYKRLQSGIRYQPIGFELLPEKFTLSQLQQLYEVILEKPIDKRNFRKKILSFGLLVELDEKQKNVSHRAAKLYKFNKTRYNNLRKMGFSFEL; encoded by the coding sequence ATGGAAACAAAGGATCTACCTAAACTTCACTCCGATTTCTCGGTTGACTGCGTGGTGTTTGGTTTTGATAAAGGAGAATTAAGAATATTACTCATTGAACGAGCGGAAGAACCATTTAAAGATTATGTGGCTTTGCCAGGTAACCTGGTTTATGATAATGAAAATATCGATCAGGCAGCAACTCGCGTTTTAACGGAATTAACCGGTTTGAATGATGTTTACATGGAGCAATTGTATGCTTTTGGTGATGTAGACCGCCACCCGCAGGGACGAGTTATTACAATTGCCTATTTCGCATTGATTAAGGTTAAAAAACATACCTTAAGTCCGTTATCTGCTTATGCGCGAAAAGCTCAATGGTACACCATTAACGAACTCCCTCCGTTAGCATTTGACCATGCCCTGATTTTGGAGAAAGCGTATAAGCGTTTACAAAGTGGCATTCGTTATCAACCAATCGGGTTTGAGCTATTGCCTGAGAAATTTACGTTAAGTCAGTTACAACAACTTTACGAGGTGATTCTCGAAAAACCAATCGACAAGCGTAACTTCCGTAAAAAGATTTTAAGCTTTGGGCTTTTGGTTGAATTGGATGAAAAGCAAAAAAATGTTTCTCATCGCGCTGCCAAGTTGTATAAGTTTAACAAAACCCGTTATAACAATCTAAGGAAGATGGGATTTTCTTTTGAATTATAA
- a CDS encoding GNAT family N-acetyltransferase, with protein sequence MTIREALPNDFIELHAIRVAVKENILPDPGMITAADYELYMTQKGKGWVYETEEGILGFSIVDLEDKSVWALFVKPGHEGKSIGKTLHKVMLAWYFDQTKDTIWLSTAPKSRAEQFYRMQGWKEVGVERNGDLKFELSEEDWKK encoded by the coding sequence ATGACTATCAGAGAAGCATTACCGAATGATTTTATAGAACTACATGCGATAAGAGTCGCTGTAAAAGAGAATATATTACCTGATCCGGGTATGATCACAGCTGCCGATTATGAGTTGTATATGACTCAAAAAGGTAAAGGCTGGGTATATGAAACTGAGGAAGGAATTCTGGGATTCTCAATAGTAGATTTAGAAGATAAAAGTGTTTGGGCGCTGTTTGTGAAACCTGGACATGAAGGGAAAAGTATTGGGAAAACATTACACAAAGTTATGTTAGCGTGGTATTTTGATCAAACAAAGGATACCATTTGGCTTTCAACTGCGCCTAAAAGCCGGGCTGAACAGTTTTATAGAATGCAGGGTTGGAAAGAAGTTGGCGTAGAACGAAATGGCGACCTTAAGTTCGAATTGAGCGAAGAAGACTGGAAGAAGTAA
- a CDS encoding N-acetylglucosamine kinase, whose protein sequence is MIIIADGGSTKTNWCLLNKENKKVYFNTEGYNPYFIDSPGIIQSLRNNLPDNLDINSIEHVSFYGAGCSNAEKNEVVASALRTVFTKAKVFVSHDLLAAARALLGNEAGFAAILGTGTNTCYYDGQEITLNIDSLGYMLGDEGSGSYIGRRLLRDYMRGSMPQELMDAFDRTYGHSHDEILDRIYKKPLPNRFLASFSKFLYDNNNVQPYARGVIKDSFTAFFRDLVSRYPDYQKHTFNCIGSVGYNFRDVLVEVSTEYGMKVGKIVRSPIDDLVQYHINELKLTVA, encoded by the coding sequence ATGATAATTATTGCCGATGGAGGTTCTACAAAAACCAACTGGTGTTTGTTAAATAAGGAAAATAAAAAGGTTTACTTCAACACCGAGGGATATAATCCTTATTTTATCGATTCACCAGGCATCATCCAATCATTGAGAAACAACCTTCCAGACAATCTGGATATCAACAGTATTGAACATGTGAGTTTTTATGGTGCAGGGTGTTCAAATGCTGAAAAAAATGAAGTAGTTGCATCCGCTCTCCGTACCGTATTTACCAAAGCTAAAGTATTTGTTAGCCATGATTTATTAGCAGCTGCCCGTGCTTTATTAGGTAACGAAGCAGGTTTTGCAGCAATATTGGGAACAGGTACTAATACTTGTTATTATGACGGACAAGAAATCACTTTAAATATAGATTCATTAGGTTATATGTTAGGTGATGAAGGTAGTGGTTCTTACATCGGACGTCGTTTGCTACGCGACTACATGAGAGGATCAATGCCGCAGGAACTAATGGATGCTTTTGATCGTACCTATGGTCATTCACATGATGAAATTCTTGATCGTATCTACAAAAAACCATTACCTAATCGTTTCTTAGCAAGTTTCAGTAAATTCCTATACGACAATAACAACGTTCAGCCTTATGCACGTGGTGTTATAAAAGATTCTTTCACTGCATTTTTCCGCGATTTAGTTAGTCGCTATCCTGATTATCAAAAACATACATTCAACTGTATTGGTTCTGTTGGCTATAACTTCCGTGACGTTTTAGTTGAGGTAAGTACAGAATATGGAATGAAAGTGGGCAAAATTGTTCGATCACCTATTGACGATTTAGTTCAGTATCATATCAACGAATTGAAACTTACAGTTGCGTAA